From one Trifolium pratense cultivar HEN17-A07 linkage group LG1, ARS_RC_1.1, whole genome shotgun sequence genomic stretch:
- the LOC123924509 gene encoding transcription factor ORG2-like: protein MLAISPPLFSTIGWPFEEHISHNLHQNHFYKDITTTDQLFHIKNQLEAENSTDPSQATSCDLSLVKKLVHNASERDRRKKINNLYSSLRSLLPYSDQLKKLSIPATISRVLKYIPELQKQVEGLIKRKEEILLRFSPQVDEVIISKESQMKKQSYNSGFVVSTSRLNDSEITIQISCYTVNKIPLSEILLCLENDGLFLLNVSSSQTFGGRDFYNLHLQVDKSQRLETDILNEKLLSIMEKK, encoded by the exons ATGTTGGCCATTTCTCCACCTTTGTTCTCAACAATTGGATGGCCCTTTGAAGAGCACATAAGCCATAATCTGCATCAGAATCACTTCTACAAAGACATTACTACTACTGATCAATTATTTCATATTAAAAACCAACTTGAAGCTGAAAATTCAACTGATCCATCACAAGCCACAAGCTGTGACCTTAGTCTGGTCAAGAAGCTTGTCCATAATGCTAGTGAGCGCGATCGCCGCAAGAAGATCAATAATTTGTATTCTTCACTACGTTCACTTCTTCCTTATTCAGATCAATTG AAGAAGTTGAGCATTCCAGCAACAATTTCGCGAGTTCTAAAATACATACCGGAGTTACAAAAACAGGTGGAAGGACTAATTAAGAGAAAAGAAGAGATCTTATTGAGATTTTCTCCTCAAGTTGACGAGGTTATAATAAGCAAAGAATCTCAAATGAAGAAGCAAAGTTACAATTCTGGTTTTGTAGTTTCAACAAGTAGACTTAATGATAGTGAAATTACTATTCAGATTTCATGTTACACTGTCAACAAGATTCCATTATCTGAGATCTTGCTCTGTTTAGAAAATGATGGCCTTTTTCTGCTAAATGTTTCTTCTTCTCAGACATTTGGAGGGAGGGACTTCTATAATTTGCATTTACAG GTGGATAAATCTCAGAGATTAGAAACCGATATTCTAAATGAGAAGCTCTTATCAATAATGGAGAAAAAGTGA